A window from Primulina huaijiensis isolate GDHJ02 chromosome 13, ASM1229523v2, whole genome shotgun sequence encodes these proteins:
- the LOC140991250 gene encoding uncharacterized protein, translated as MGHKAGDCPKLKQPTTGRAYVMHAEQAESDTTLITGRILLAGIATYALLNSGASHSFIFESFVKKLGILPMDVESGFRVTVPSSEHMISSSMIRDVELKLQKNIIRADLIVLPMPEFDIILGMDWLTLNGAIIDFRRRLVSIRPPNESINLRGGTKQSNAAYYFMHACEEAYYACEEAY; from the coding sequence ATGGGGCATAAGGCTGGTGATTGTCCAAAGCTCAAGCAACCCACAACTGGAAGAGCCTATGTGATGCACGCTGAGCAAGCGGAGTCAGACACAACGCTTATTACAGGACGAATATTGCTAGCGGGAATAGCTACCTACGCTTTATTAAATTCTGGAGCTTCGCATTCTTTCATATTTGAATCTTTCGTAAAGAAATTGGGAATCTTACCAATGGATGTAGAGTCCGGATTCCGAGTTACAGTGCCTTCTAGCGAACATATGATCTCTAGTAGCATGATTAGGGATGTGGAACTTAAATTGCAAAAGAATATTATACGAGCGGACCTTATAGTACTACCCATGCCcgagttcgacattattttggggATGGATTGGCTCACGCTGAATGGGGCTATTATTGATTTTCGGAGGAGGTTGGTATCTATTAGACCACCGAATGAGAGCATTAATCTTCGAGGCGGCACAAAACAATCAAATGCCGCATATTATTTCATGCATGCATGCGAAGAAGCTTATTATGCATGCGAAGAAGCTTATTAA